The Dethiosulfovibrio peptidovorans DSM 11002 nucleotide sequence GACCTCCGGTCGGGGACATAAGGGACAGAAGTCCAGAAGCGGAGGCGGAGTTCGCCCCGGTTTCGAAGGCGGACAGATGCCTTTGGTTCGCAGAACTCCTAAGAGGGGATTCAACAACGCTCGTTTCGGGACCTCCTACCAGGTCGTCAACCTGGATCTTCTCGAGTCCCGTTTCGAATCAGGTTCGGTCATCACCGCCACCGAACTGGCCGCCAAGCGGCTTATAAGCGACGAAAAGGGCCTGGTGAAAGTCTTGGCGAAGGGGGACATTTCCAAGGCCTTGACCGTCAAGGTCAACGCTTTCAGCGCCGAGGCCATCAAGAAAATAGAGGCGGCCGGCGGGAAAGCCGAGGTGATCTGAGGTGCTGGATTCCTTCCGAGATGCATTCAGGCTTCCGGATCTTAAAAGGCGGATTCTCTTTACTATGGGGATGCTTTTCGTTTTCCGCCTCGGGGCTCATATTCCCACTCCGGGAATTGACTCCGCCGCCATGGCGCACCTCTTCGAGGGAGGCGGCGTGCTCGGGTTTCTGGATATGTTCGCCGGAGGCGCGTTGAGACGATTCAGTATATTCGCTCTCGGTGTCGCGCCTTACATCAACGCCAGCATCGTCATGCAGCTTTTGGTGGTCGTGTTCCCGGCTCTTGAAAAAATGCAGAAGGAAGGACCGGAAGGACAGAAGAA carries:
- the rplO gene encoding 50S ribosomal protein L15, coding for MKLNDLHPAPGTKRKPKRVGCGAGCGSGKTSGRGHKGQKSRSGGGVRPGFEGGQMPLVRRTPKRGFNNARFGTSYQVVNLDLLESRFESGSVITATELAAKRLISDEKGLVKVLAKGDISKALTVKVNAFSAEAIKKIEAAGGKAEVI